A window of the Parabacteroides merdae ATCC 43184 genome harbors these coding sequences:
- a CDS encoding glycoside hydrolase family protein, with the protein MNIQKLKLLLATACLAPLPLIAQITERERPAEWKHLITGGRYMDRFEAMPEGTLSGETWGADSVRPRYIDNGIEHPDISFWGGNILQTPDRKYHLFVCGWPESAPKGHMEWPNSTVYHATGDHLHGPFTIQDTIGKGHNPEAFVLNDSRIVVYVIDGYYIADQVNGPWQYGKFTFNPRDRKIIEGLSNLSFAKRQDGSYLMVCRGGGIWISKDGIAPYEQITDKRVYPPVKGEFEDPVIWRDSLQYHLIVNDWLGRIAFYQRSKDGIHWVTEQGEAYVPGISFHRDGHVEHWFKYERPKVFQDKQGRVEQMNFAVIDTVKWDDHGNDNHSSKNICIPMNKGMLLSVLNRTPITASTEIIRVKILAEEGFDPLREIDVPSLRFGSYNEVNFGRGCKVVKTEASGKDLILTFDGKGSGITPDEFAPKMIGKDKNGKLLFGYANLPYVDYKPALLSCRRPVYREGRNEVELEIQNFGLSVSGEMTVEIKQAGAGMGRHTVKPLQPYEKASLTFTPEKGKWTDKADYQVVFLRDGQIVETNNFNISK; encoded by the coding sequence ATGAACATACAAAAATTGAAATTACTGTTAGCAACAGCCTGTCTGGCTCCCCTGCCACTCATCGCCCAAATCACGGAAAGAGAACGGCCGGCAGAATGGAAGCACCTCATTACAGGCGGACGCTACATGGACCGTTTCGAAGCAATGCCAGAAGGTACGCTCTCCGGAGAGACGTGGGGAGCGGACAGCGTACGCCCCCGGTATATCGACAACGGTATCGAACATCCCGACATCTCGTTCTGGGGAGGCAATATCCTCCAAACGCCGGACCGGAAATACCATCTGTTCGTATGCGGATGGCCGGAAAGCGCTCCCAAAGGGCATATGGAATGGCCCAATTCAACCGTTTATCATGCAACCGGCGATCATCTGCATGGGCCTTTCACCATCCAAGACACAATCGGGAAAGGGCATAACCCGGAGGCTTTCGTCCTCAACGACAGCCGGATCGTCGTATATGTCATCGACGGATATTATATAGCCGACCAGGTCAACGGCCCCTGGCAATACGGAAAGTTTACGTTCAATCCCCGCGACCGGAAGATCATCGAAGGACTGAGCAACCTCAGCTTTGCCAAAAGGCAGGATGGCTCTTATCTGATGGTTTGCCGGGGAGGAGGCATCTGGATCAGCAAAGACGGCATCGCCCCTTACGAACAGATCACGGACAAGCGGGTCTATCCGCCTGTCAAAGGAGAGTTCGAGGACCCGGTCATCTGGCGGGATTCCCTGCAATACCACCTGATCGTGAATGACTGGCTGGGACGTATCGCCTTCTACCAACGTTCCAAAGACGGCATCCATTGGGTGACGGAACAAGGGGAAGCCTATGTGCCCGGCATCTCCTTCCATCGGGACGGGCATGTCGAGCATTGGTTCAAATACGAACGTCCTAAAGTATTCCAGGACAAACAAGGACGTGTAGAGCAGATGAACTTTGCCGTCATCGACACCGTCAAATGGGACGATCATGGCAATGACAACCACAGTTCGAAGAATATCTGTATCCCGATGAACAAGGGGATGTTATTGTCCGTCCTGAACCGAACACCGATAACAGCCTCCACTGAAATCATCCGGGTCAAGATCCTAGCGGAAGAAGGCTTCGACCCGCTCCGGGAGATCGATGTGCCGTCCCTGCGGTTCGGTTCATACAACGAAGTGAACTTCGGCAGAGGGTGTAAAGTGGTCAAAACCGAAGCATCCGGAAAAGACCTTATCCTGACATTCGACGGTAAGGGAAGCGGCATCACACCGGATGAATTCGCTCCGAAGATGATCGGAAAGGATAAAAACGGAAAACTGTTGTTCGGATATGCGAACCTGCCTTATGTCGATTACAAGCCGGCTCTATTATCCTGCCGACGTCCCGTTTACCGGGAAGGCCGGAACGAAGTCGAACTGGAAATCCAGAACTTCGGACTATCGGTATCAGGAGAAATGACAGTCGAAATCAAGCAAGCCGGGGCAGGAATGGGCCGTCATACGGTCAAGCCCCTGCAACCGTATGAAAAAGCAAGCCTCACTTTTACCCCTGAAAAGGGGAAATGGACGGATAAAGCGGATTACCAGGTAGTCTTCCTCCGGGATGGGCAAATAGTAGAAACAAACAATTTCAATATCTCCAAATAA
- a CDS encoding alpha-L-fucosidase — protein sequence MRHTFILLLGAMLSLQGQAQDKQLPFQNTIKVEAGDSHADIIAKAAHVVPSPNQLAALQNEFIAFIHFGPNSFTRLEWGSGKEDPKVFDLKELDTDQWCEAMKAAGMKMVILTVKHHDGFVLWQSRYTKHGIMSTGFRDGKGDILKDLSESCRKYGLKLGVYLSPADLYHIENPEGLYGNLSPYTKRTIPREVPGRPFANKTRFEFVVDDYNEYFLNQLFEILTEYGPIHEVWFDGAHPKRKGGQTYNYPAWKKLIKALAPNAVIFGREDVRWCGNEAGGTRSTEWNVIPYQANPDTMSNFADMTDKDLGSREQLYKAKYLHYQQAETNTSIREGWFYRDDTHQKVRSTDDVFDIYERAVGGNSTFLLNIPPNRDGKFSPTDVAVLKETGQRIRETYGTDLFRQAKGPKEVLDQNADTYVTADKDGAGIVISTPRPVTLNRLVLQEAIATNGERVERHAVDAWIDGGWKEIAHATNIGYKRILRFPDVTTDKIRVRILESRLTPAICTISAHHYKARPPRLSAQRSMDGLVTIEPMAQEFGWKAHGENIAENLNAGFKIYYTTDGTEPSAGSTEYKAPFLMGNSELKAVAILNGEKGAILQERFGLVKKGWKIADKTAQSLAIDLGSQQTVSGFAFTPQKQGGKGTVAGIIRISNDGKNWKEVERFEFGNLINDPSKRYHHFKQTVKARYVQVEAAEIAARTEAAALAGIDIF from the coding sequence ATGAGACACACTTTTATCCTCCTGCTCGGAGCCATGCTCTCCCTACAAGGGCAAGCCCAGGACAAGCAGCTACCATTTCAGAACACGATCAAGGTCGAAGCAGGCGACAGCCACGCGGACATCATCGCGAAAGCCGCCCATGTCGTGCCTTCGCCCAACCAGTTGGCGGCATTGCAAAACGAGTTTATCGCCTTCATCCATTTCGGGCCGAACAGTTTTACCCGCCTGGAATGGGGAAGCGGAAAGGAAGACCCGAAAGTCTTCGACCTGAAAGAGCTCGACACGGACCAGTGGTGCGAGGCCATGAAAGCAGCCGGCATGAAGATGGTGATTCTGACGGTCAAGCACCATGACGGGTTCGTCCTGTGGCAAAGCCGTTACACAAAACACGGCATCATGTCCACCGGTTTCCGCGACGGCAAAGGCGACATCCTGAAAGACCTGTCCGAATCCTGCCGCAAATACGGATTGAAGTTAGGCGTCTATCTGTCACCGGCAGACCTGTACCATATCGAAAACCCGGAAGGGTTGTACGGCAACCTCAGCCCATACACCAAACGGACCATCCCGCGGGAAGTCCCCGGACGGCCTTTTGCCAACAAGACCCGTTTCGAATTCGTAGTGGACGACTACAACGAATACTTCCTCAACCAACTCTTCGAGATCCTAACCGAATACGGCCCGATCCACGAAGTATGGTTCGACGGGGCACATCCCAAGCGGAAAGGCGGACAGACCTACAACTATCCCGCCTGGAAAAAACTGATCAAGGCACTTGCCCCCAACGCCGTTATCTTCGGACGGGAAGATGTCCGGTGGTGCGGCAATGAAGCCGGCGGCACACGGTCGACCGAATGGAACGTGATCCCCTACCAGGCAAATCCGGACACGATGTCGAACTTCGCCGATATGACGGACAAAGACCTCGGAAGCCGTGAACAGCTCTATAAAGCCAAATACCTGCATTACCAGCAGGCCGAAACCAACACTTCCATCCGCGAAGGCTGGTTCTACCGGGACGACACGCACCAGAAAGTACGAAGCACCGACGATGTGTTCGACATCTATGAACGCGCCGTAGGAGGCAACTCCACCTTCCTGTTGAACATCCCGCCCAACCGGGACGGCAAATTCTCTCCGACAGATGTAGCCGTGCTGAAGGAAACCGGCCAGCGAATCCGGGAAACCTACGGGACCGACCTGTTCCGTCAGGCAAAAGGCCCGAAAGAGGTGCTCGACCAAAATGCAGACACCTATGTGACGGCCGATAAGGACGGGGCGGGAATCGTCATCTCCACTCCCCGACCTGTCACCCTCAACCGTTTGGTTCTCCAGGAAGCGATTGCCACCAACGGGGAACGGGTGGAAAGACACGCCGTGGATGCCTGGATCGACGGAGGATGGAAAGAGATCGCCCATGCCACCAACATCGGCTACAAGCGAATCCTGCGCTTCCCGGATGTCACGACGGACAAGATACGGGTCCGCATACTCGAATCCCGCCTGACACCCGCCATCTGCACCATCTCCGCCCATCACTACAAAGCCCGTCCGCCCCGGTTGAGCGCACAGAGAAGCATGGACGGATTGGTTACCATCGAACCGATGGCACAGGAATTCGGCTGGAAAGCGCACGGCGAGAACATTGCCGAGAACCTGAACGCAGGTTTCAAGATCTACTATACGACAGACGGAACGGAACCATCGGCAGGCTCTACCGAATATAAAGCACCTTTCCTGATGGGAAACAGCGAACTGAAAGCGGTAGCCATCCTGAACGGAGAAAAGGGAGCTATCTTGCAGGAACGGTTCGGGCTGGTCAAGAAGGGATGGAAGATAGCCGACAAGACCGCGCAATCCCTCGCCATCGACCTCGGCAGCCAGCAAACGGTAAGCGGCTTTGCCTTCACCCCGCAAAAACAAGGCGGTAAGGGCACGGTAGCCGGTATCATCCGGATCAGCAACGACGGAAAGAACTGGAAAGAGGTGGAACGCTTCGAATTCGGCAACCTGATCAACGACCCGTCCAAACGCTACCATCATTTCAAGCAAACGGTAAAAGCCCGCTACGTCCAAGTGGAAGCAGCGGAAATCGCCGCCCGTACGGAGGCTGCCGCCCTTGCTGGAATAGACATCTTCTAA
- a CDS encoding beta-galactosidase, whose product MKHVNKILAGLITCCVILLLSGCSPRQGEKHDFSIGKGTFLLDGKPFVIKAAEIHYTRIPAEYWQHRIQMCKALGMNTICIYAFWNIHEQKPGEFDFKGQNDIAAFCRLAQKEGMYIMLRPGPYVCSEWEMGGLPWWLLKKEDIKLRTNDPYFLERTKLFMNEIGKQLADLQVTRGGNIIMVQVENEYGAYATDKAYIANIRDAVKAAGFTDVPLFQCDWSSTFQLNGLDDLVWTINFGTGANIDAQFKKLKEARPDAPLMCSEFWSGWFDHWGRKHETRDAGVMVSGIKDMLDRHISFSLYMAHGGTTFGHWGGANSPAYSAMCSSYDYDAPISEAGWATPKYYKLRELLTQYADSGQVIPDVPAAYPLIEIPAFTVGEVAPLFDNLPAPQASKEIKPMEQFDQGWGTILYRTTLPAVKEGTTLLIDEVHDWAQVFADGKLLGRLDRRRGENTVVLPALAAGTRLDILVEAMGRVNFDVAIHDRKGITDKVELISDTGRQELEDWQVYSFPVDYAFVQDKKYAAGDKLDGPAYYRTTFELDEVGDVFLDMQTWGKGMVWVNGKAMGRFWEIGPQQTLFMPGCWLKKGKNEIIILDLLGPEKAVVEGRKEPILDMLRAEAPATHREEGQTLNLKGEKPVANGALKPGNGWQEVKFGQTVKGRYFCLEALDAQDGKDNAAMAEFYLLDEDGKPLPRQHWNISYADSESTQWGNFTADKIYDLQESTYWSTKRGDKYPHQVVIDLKEEQTISGFRYLPRAEEGFPGMIKGYKAYVKATPFAM is encoded by the coding sequence ATGAAACACGTAAACAAGATTTTAGCAGGATTGATAACCTGCTGCGTTATCCTCCTGCTCTCAGGATGCAGTCCCAGACAAGGGGAGAAGCACGATTTTTCTATCGGGAAGGGAACCTTCCTGCTGGATGGCAAACCATTTGTGATTAAGGCGGCGGAGATACATTATACCCGTATCCCCGCCGAATACTGGCAACATCGTATTCAGATGTGCAAGGCACTCGGCATGAATACGATCTGTATCTATGCGTTCTGGAATATCCATGAGCAGAAACCGGGCGAGTTCGATTTCAAGGGGCAGAACGATATTGCCGCTTTTTGCCGGCTGGCCCAGAAAGAAGGCATGTATATCATGTTGCGTCCCGGCCCTTATGTCTGCTCTGAGTGGGAGATGGGCGGACTGCCCTGGTGGTTGTTGAAGAAGGAGGATATCAAGCTCCGTACCAACGATCCCTATTTCCTCGAACGGACGAAGCTGTTCATGAACGAGATCGGCAAGCAGTTGGCTGACTTGCAGGTGACCCGGGGCGGGAATATCATCATGGTACAGGTCGAGAACGAGTATGGGGCATATGCTACCGACAAGGCGTATATCGCCAATATCCGCGATGCGGTGAAGGCGGCAGGCTTTACGGATGTCCCGTTGTTCCAGTGTGACTGGAGCTCTACTTTCCAGTTGAACGGTTTGGATGATCTGGTCTGGACGATCAACTTCGGGACAGGAGCTAATATCGATGCCCAGTTCAAGAAGTTGAAAGAGGCACGCCCCGATGCTCCGCTGATGTGCAGCGAGTTCTGGAGCGGATGGTTCGACCATTGGGGACGCAAGCACGAGACGCGCGATGCCGGGGTGATGGTTTCCGGTATCAAGGACATGCTGGACCGCCATATCTCCTTCTCGCTCTATATGGCGCACGGGGGGACGACTTTCGGACATTGGGGCGGTGCGAACAGCCCGGCCTATTCCGCCATGTGCAGCTCCTACGACTATGACGCCCCGATCAGCGAGGCGGGGTGGGCGACTCCCAAATACTACAAGTTACGTGAACTGCTGACACAATATGCCGATTCCGGTCAGGTCATACCCGATGTCCCGGCAGCTTATCCTTTGATCGAGATCCCGGCGTTCACCGTCGGCGAAGTGGCTCCGCTGTTCGACAATCTGCCTGCTCCCCAGGCTTCGAAAGAGATTAAACCGATGGAGCAGTTCGACCAGGGTTGGGGAACGATCCTCTACCGGACGACTCTGCCTGCCGTAAAGGAAGGAACGACCCTGTTGATCGATGAGGTGCATGACTGGGCGCAGGTCTTTGCCGATGGCAAACTGTTGGGCCGTCTGGATCGTCGCAGAGGTGAAAACACGGTGGTTCTGCCGGCTTTGGCAGCAGGAACGCGCCTGGATATCCTGGTAGAGGCGATGGGACGTGTCAACTTCGATGTTGCCATCCACGACCGTAAGGGGATTACGGATAAGGTGGAACTGATCAGCGACACCGGCAGACAGGAACTGGAAGACTGGCAGGTTTACAGCTTCCCGGTCGATTACGCTTTCGTACAGGACAAGAAGTATGCAGCGGGAGACAAACTCGACGGACCGGCTTATTACCGGACTACTTTCGAGCTGGATGAAGTCGGAGACGTGTTCCTCGACATGCAGACCTGGGGAAAAGGCATGGTTTGGGTAAACGGAAAGGCGATGGGCCGCTTCTGGGAGATCGGACCTCAGCAGACTTTGTTTATGCCCGGATGCTGGTTGAAGAAGGGAAAGAACGAGATCATCATCCTCGACCTGTTAGGCCCGGAAAAGGCTGTAGTGGAAGGCCGGAAGGAACCGATCTTGGATATGTTGCGGGCTGAAGCCCCGGCTACCCACCGTGAAGAGGGGCAGACGCTGAACCTGAAAGGTGAGAAACCGGTTGCCAACGGTGCGCTGAAACCCGGAAACGGCTGGCAGGAAGTGAAGTTTGGTCAGACTGTCAAGGGCCGCTATTTCTGCCTCGAAGCATTGGATGCACAGGATGGCAAGGACAATGCCGCTATGGCCGAGTTCTATCTGTTGGACGAAGACGGCAAACCGCTCCCCCGCCAGCATTGGAACATCTCCTATGCGGACAGCGAAAGCACGCAGTGGGGTAACTTCACTGCCGATAAGATCTATGACTTGCAGGAATCTACCTATTGGAGCACGAAGCGGGGAGACAAATATCCGCACCAGGTCGTGATCGATTTGAAGGAAGAGCAGACGATATCCGGTTTCCGCTACCTGCCCCGTGCAGAAGAAGGATTCCCCGGCATGATCAAAGGATATAAGGCGTATGTGAAAGCTACACCTTTTGCGATGTAA
- a CDS encoding glycosyl hydrolase family 95 catalytic domain-containing protein yields the protein MKKEFWLTCISVCLLAACCEKESLPVTPTSSDLQFGHLAKTWDEGIPLGNATVGTLVWQRDSVLRFSLDRTDLWDLRPMDSIAGPNNRFAWVCEQVRKGDYLPVQKKFDHPYNALPAPSKIPGAALEFPLKIGKVSSVHLFLNNALCEVLWENGTKLQTFVHASEPVGWFVFENLPDTVSPEIIAPRYSNPDEVAGDNSHAGPALGRLGYKQGTIQKEAGTTTFHQEGWGGFSYDVVVRWQQKGGTLSGVWSLTSSLAADRADQETAEAMERGVEADYRSHMDFWKGYWAQSSVSLPDTLLQKQYDNEMYKFGSAAREDSYPISLQAVWTADNGMLPPWKGDYHHDLNTQLSYWPAYTGNHLQEGMGYLNTLWEQRDVYKKYTREYFGTDGMNVPGVCTLTGEPMGGWVQYSMSPTVSAWLGQHFYLHWKYSADRIFLKERAYPFLKDVATYLEQISTVDADGVRRLPLSSSPEIFDNSINAWFKDMTNYDLSLMHFAFNAASELASELGLADEAAHWKAIGAQLPDLNLDEDRALTFAKGFPYDQSHRHFSHAMSIHPLGLIDWSQGGKSQEIIKATLKKLQDFGPDYWCGYSYSWFGNMKARAFDGEGAADALRTFAECFCLPNTFHANGDQTKSGKSKFTYRPFTLEGNFAFAAGIQEMLLQSHTGVIRVFPAVPVAWQDVSFDKLRAMGAFLVSAEKVAGQVRQVRILPEQGGTLRLAIPEGCKVASVTGNKGDKLEKEGVLILETEKDKTVTVQYN from the coding sequence ATGAAAAAGGAATTTTGGCTAACTTGCATAAGCGTATGCCTATTGGCTGCCTGTTGCGAAAAGGAGTCACTGCCTGTCACACCGACAAGCAGTGACTTGCAGTTTGGTCACTTGGCCAAGACTTGGGATGAAGGAATCCCGTTGGGAAATGCCACAGTAGGAACATTAGTCTGGCAACGCGATTCTGTGCTACGTTTTTCGCTGGATCGAACGGATCTCTGGGACTTGCGCCCGATGGATAGTATTGCAGGACCGAACAATCGTTTTGCCTGGGTCTGTGAGCAGGTGAGGAAAGGAGATTATCTGCCGGTGCAGAAGAAGTTCGACCACCCCTATAATGCTTTGCCTGCCCCGTCTAAGATACCGGGGGCGGCTTTGGAGTTCCCGTTGAAGATCGGAAAAGTCTCTTCCGTACATCTTTTCCTCAATAATGCCCTTTGTGAGGTGCTTTGGGAGAACGGGACGAAGTTGCAGACGTTCGTGCATGCCAGCGAGCCAGTCGGATGGTTTGTCTTCGAGAACCTGCCGGATACGGTTTCGCCGGAGATCATTGCACCCCGCTACAGCAATCCGGACGAGGTCGCAGGCGACAACTCGCATGCCGGTCCGGCCCTGGGACGCCTCGGATATAAACAGGGGACGATACAGAAGGAAGCCGGTACGACCACTTTCCATCAGGAAGGGTGGGGAGGCTTTTCGTACGATGTGGTCGTCCGTTGGCAGCAGAAAGGCGGCACGCTCAGCGGCGTATGGAGCCTGACTTCTTCTTTGGCCGCCGACCGGGCCGACCAGGAAACGGCAGAAGCGATGGAGCGTGGCGTGGAGGCAGACTACCGCTCGCATATGGACTTCTGGAAAGGCTATTGGGCACAGTCGTCCGTCTCGCTGCCGGATACGCTCCTGCAGAAACAGTACGACAACGAGATGTACAAGTTCGGGTCGGCTGCCCGCGAGGACTCTTATCCGATTTCCCTTCAGGCAGTCTGGACAGCCGATAACGGGATGTTGCCGCCCTGGAAAGGAGACTACCATCATGACCTGAACACACAGTTGAGTTATTGGCCTGCCTATACCGGCAACCATTTGCAGGAGGGGATGGGCTATCTGAATACCCTCTGGGAACAGCGTGATGTGTATAAAAAATATACCCGAGAGTATTTCGGGACGGACGGGATGAATGTTCCCGGCGTTTGCACCCTGACCGGCGAGCCGATGGGCGGATGGGTACAGTACTCCATGTCGCCGACGGTCAGCGCATGGCTGGGACAGCATTTCTATCTGCATTGGAAGTATTCGGCCGACCGCATTTTCCTGAAAGAGCGGGCCTACCCGTTTCTGAAGGACGTGGCGACTTATCTCGAACAGATCTCCACAGTCGATGCTGACGGAGTACGCCGGTTGCCGCTGAGTTCCAGCCCGGAAATTTTCGACAACTCGATCAATGCGTGGTTCAAGGATATGACAAACTATGACCTTTCCTTGATGCACTTTGCTTTCAATGCCGCTTCCGAGCTGGCTTCCGAATTGGGGTTGGCAGACGAGGCTGCCCACTGGAAAGCGATCGGTGCTCAACTGCCCGATCTGAACCTGGATGAAGACCGGGCTTTGACCTTTGCAAAAGGTTTCCCTTACGACCAGTCGCACCGTCATTTCTCCCACGCCATGTCGATCCATCCGCTCGGCCTTATTGATTGGAGCCAGGGCGGGAAATCACAGGAGATTATAAAAGCGACCTTGAAGAAGCTACAGGATTTCGGTCCCGATTACTGGTGCGGCTATTCCTATAGCTGGTTCGGGAATATGAAAGCCCGTGCTTTCGATGGGGAAGGGGCTGCCGATGCGTTGCGCACCTTTGCCGAATGTTTCTGCCTCCCGAATACGTTCCATGCGAACGGCGACCAGACGAAAAGCGGAAAGTCGAAATTCACCTACCGTCCGTTTACTTTGGAAGGAAACTTCGCCTTTGCCGCCGGTATCCAGGAGATGCTGCTCCAGAGCCATACGGGCGTTATCCGGGTGTTCCCGGCTGTACCGGTTGCCTGGCAGGATGTATCTTTCGACAAACTGCGTGCCATGGGCGCTTTCCTTGTCTCGGCCGAAAAGGTGGCGGGGCAGGTGCGGCAAGTCCGTATCTTGCCCGAACAGGGCGGGACGTTGCGTCTGGCTATCCCTGAAGGATGCAAAGTCGCTTCCGTAACGGGCAACAAGGGAGATAAACTGGAGAAGGAGGGAGTCCTGATTCTGGAAACAGAGAAAGATAAAACAGTGACAGTACAATACAATTAA
- a CDS encoding sulfatase family protein, translating to MKTFDQLIITTGFLASASPAMADEEPEADSGRPNILFILSDDHTSQAWGIYGGILSEYVKNENIRRLAAEGCVLDNCFCTNSISVPSRAAIMTGAYSHHNGVYTLEDRLDPALDNIAKRMQEGGYQTALFGKWHLKTQPSGFDTFSVFHDQGEYWDPLFKTAEGWIDDDKGKSGKVEKGFSTDLVTDKTIRWIRSRDKDRPFMMCCHFKATHEPWDFPERLKHIYDGVTFPEPANMMEFGPEESGRTFPGQPLEDMARRWGIASKDPDSWWCKYPELPFSIEGMDKEDARRKIYQKLIRDYLRCGAAIDDNIGRLLRFLDEEGLSENTIVVYVSDQGYFLGEHGFFDKRMMYEEPLRMPFVIRYPKEIPAGTRNSDIILNIDFAATLADYTGVDAPSCSEGRSFRDNLKGETPRDWRQSMYYRYWTHHKIRPAHMGIRNHRYKLMFLYGDPLNATGSDKAPVTPSWEFYDLLADPHEDHNVYNSPAYAGEIEKMKRELLQLRREVGDTDAATPRMQEILDKYYW from the coding sequence ATGAAAACATTCGATCAACTAATCATCACGACCGGCTTTTTGGCGTCTGCCTCTCCTGCGATGGCAGACGAAGAGCCGGAAGCGGACTCTGGACGCCCGAACATCCTTTTCATCCTTTCCGACGATCATACCTCGCAGGCGTGGGGAATCTATGGAGGAATACTGAGCGAATACGTGAAGAACGAGAATATCCGCCGCCTGGCGGCCGAGGGGTGCGTGCTTGACAACTGCTTTTGCACGAACTCGATCTCCGTGCCCAGCCGCGCGGCTATCATGACAGGCGCCTATAGCCATCATAACGGGGTCTATACGCTTGAAGACAGGCTCGATCCGGCTTTGGACAATATTGCGAAACGCATGCAGGAGGGAGGGTATCAGACTGCCCTTTTCGGCAAATGGCATCTCAAGACGCAGCCGTCGGGTTTCGACACCTTTTCGGTTTTCCATGACCAGGGGGAATATTGGGACCCGCTTTTCAAGACCGCGGAGGGCTGGATAGACGATGATAAAGGGAAAAGCGGCAAGGTGGAGAAGGGCTTCTCGACCGACCTGGTGACCGACAAGACGATCCGGTGGATCCGTTCGCGCGATAAGGACCGACCCTTCATGATGTGTTGCCATTTCAAGGCGACGCACGAACCGTGGGATTTCCCCGAACGGTTGAAACATATTTATGACGGAGTCACGTTCCCCGAACCGGCAAACATGATGGAGTTCGGGCCGGAAGAATCCGGGCGTACGTTCCCCGGACAACCGTTGGAAGATATGGCCCGCCGATGGGGGATCGCCTCGAAAGACCCGGATTCCTGGTGGTGCAAGTATCCGGAACTGCCTTTCTCCATAGAAGGAATGGACAAGGAAGATGCGCGCCGGAAAATCTATCAGAAGTTGATTCGCGACTACTTGCGTTGCGGAGCGGCCATCGATGACAATATCGGTCGCCTGCTGCGTTTCCTCGATGAAGAGGGGCTGTCCGAGAATACGATCGTAGTCTATGTCTCCGACCAGGGTTATTTCCTCGGCGAGCATGGCTTTTTCGACAAGCGCATGATGTACGAGGAGCCGCTTCGCATGCCGTTTGTTATCCGCTACCCGAAGGAGATCCCGGCCGGGACGCGCAATTCCGACATCATCCTCAATATTGATTTTGCTGCTACGCTGGCCGACTATACCGGGGTGGACGCCCCGTCGTGCAGCGAAGGCCGCAGCTTCCGCGACAATCTGAAGGGCGAGACTCCGCGCGACTGGCGGCAGTCCATGTACTATCGCTACTGGACGCACCACAAGATCCGTCCCGCCCACATGGGCATCCGCAACCATCGCTACAAACTGATGTTCCTCTACGGCGATCCGCTGAATGCGACCGGATCGGATAAGGCTCCCGTCACGCCGTCGTGGGAGTTCTACGACCTGCTCGCCGACCCCCACGAAGACCATAACGTCTACAATTCCCCCGCTTATGCCGGTGAAATCGAAAAGATGAAGCGCGAGCTGCTGCAACTGCGTCGCGAGGTTGGCGATACCGATGCCGCAACGCCCCGGATGCAGGAGATACTGGATAAGTATTATTGGTAA